The following are from one region of the Coffea eugenioides isolate CCC68of chromosome 2, Ceug_1.0, whole genome shotgun sequence genome:
- the LOC113762814 gene encoding F-box/kelch-repeat protein At3g23880-like — MEEQQPVEDMGTINNTIPDELIFEILSRLPVKSLLRFRCVSKSWLSLISSSEFIKAHLEKSLNEDDYNRHKLLFISDRIFKNCSLNPALNASKTPSTETSANIVDNPMRFNRGSLPYIVGSCNGLVCIKSPRNRLYFWNPATRKSKRLPKFGSKTVHNNWWDSLFCYGFGYDESNEDYKVVGVSFVNVSDVFGTEIRVKVYSLKGNSWRRIQEDFKVGDMNEYGCFANGKLHWVSNRIPGSDDVRKIISFDLASEAFGEVEKPEQWMGFSSDWNLHVLDGHLSLSYDQGSNLVDVWVMEKDGANESWAKVLSILNLSQPSGEIFLKPVFLSKEGEILFKYGPVIALYSTKDNAYNYPRVTNLGDLAQVEVYVESLLSPNAVDGV; from the coding sequence ATGGAGGAGCAGCAGCCAGTAGAAGATATGGGAACCATCAATAATACTATTCCTGATGAACTCATCTTTGAAATCCTCTCAAGGCTTCCAGTCAAGTCCCTCTTGAGGTTCAGGTGCGTTTCAAAATCTTGGCTTTCCTTAATCTCTAGCTCGGAATTCATTAAAGCCCATCTCGAGAAATCGTTAAATGAGGATGACTACAATCGCCATAAGCTCCTTTTCATTTCTGATAGAATTTTCAAGAATTGTTCTCTGAATCCTGCACTGAATGCATCCAAGACTCCCAGTACTGAGACAAGCGCAAATATTGTTGACAATCCCATGAGATTCAACCGTGGTAGTTTGCCTTATATTGTGGGTTCTTGTAATGGTTTGGTATGCATCAAAAGTCCTCGAAATCGACTGTATTTCTGGAACCCTGCAACAAGAAAATCTAAAAGGTTGCCCAAGTTTGGTAGCAAAACtgtgcacaataattggtgggACTCTTTATTTTGTTATGGCTTTGGATATGATGAGTCTAATGAGGATTACAAGGTAGTTGGGGTGTCGTTTGTAAATGTTTCTGATGTTTTCGGTACAGAAATCCGGGTTAAGGTGTATAGTCTAAAAGGTAATTCGTGGAGGAGGATTCAGGAGGATTTTAAGGTGGGTGATATGAATGAATATGGTTGCTTTGCAAATGGAAAGCTCCACTGGGTCTCGAATCGTATTCCTGGCTCTGATGACGTACGGAAAATTATTAGTTTTGATTTGGCGAGCGAGGCATTTGGAGAGGTGGAAAAGCCAGAACAGTGGATGGGTTTTTCTTCTGATTGGAATTTACATGTTTTAGATGGACATCTGTCGCTGTCTTATGATCAGGGAAGCAATCTTGTGGATGTTTGGGTGATGGAGAAGGATGGTGCTAATGAATCATGGGCTAAAGTGCTTTCGATCCTTAATCTCAGTCAGCCTAGTggtgaaatttttttgaaaccTGTTTTTCTGTCCAAGGAAGGTGAAATTCTGTTTAAATATGGGCCAGTCATAGCGCTTTACAGTACAAAGGATAATGCTTACAACTATCCCCGGGTTACTAATTTGGGAGATCTTGCGCAAGTGGAGGTGTATGTTGAAAGCTTACTTTCTCCAAATGCTGTTGATGGAGTATGA